The Pseudomonadota bacterium genome includes a window with the following:
- a CDS encoding DUF262 domain-containing protein: MTKGNDKRSTPRKKDPPGTGHLLQHEKVSFGADAAKPKATDEELNSRYAKGDVRIVTESARYSLAGILAMLEEPVELEGTGGEKERRYKLDPEYQRRHRWSVERKSRLIESFLMNVPVPPV, from the coding sequence GTGACCAAGGGGAACGATAAACGATCCACGCCGCGAAAGAAGGACCCGCCCGGCACGGGCCACCTGCTCCAGCATGAGAAGGTGTCTTTCGGTGCCGACGCGGCAAAGCCCAAAGCGACCGACGAGGAGCTGAACAGCCGCTACGCGAAGGGCGACGTTCGGATCGTCACAGAGTCGGCCCGCTACTCGTTGGCCGGCATCCTCGCAATGCTGGAGGAGCCCGTTGAGCTCGAGGGGACCGGTGGCGAGAAGGAGCGTCGCTACAAGCTCGATCCCGAGTACCAGCGTAGGCACCGGTGGAGCGTTGAGCGGAAGTCTCGGCTTATCGAGTCGTTCCTCATGAACGTCCCAGTCCCGCCGGTCTGA